From Zea mays cultivar B73 chromosome 3, Zm-B73-REFERENCE-NAM-5.0, whole genome shotgun sequence:
ATATGGCCATTTGCTATTGATTTTCGATTAGCAATGGTGGTAGTACATAGTAGAATGTAGATTGTTGTCTGGGACCTTTCAACATCTGATTATTTGATCCTCTACCCATGCCAGATCTTAGTTTATTTGGCAAGTGTGTTTTAACGTGAGTTCTATGAAATATTTCTAAGTTTTTCGATAAGGAATCCAATTCATTTCCTGCGATCATCATTTTTGTGATTATCCTTCCAATATCTTCTTTACATGATGCACTGGTTTTCCTCTATGATTGTTTTTCTCTTACATTAGCAAAGATATTTAAACAAGAAGAAGGCGGCTGAAGAGATGATTCAGCATTATGAGAAGCAATCTTCAGTGGATTACAGCCTCAAAGAAGGGGAGACATTGGTTCTTCAGCTTAAAAATGTAAGTTTTCATCTAAATATTTTCTGGAAGGGAATGAAATCAGAGAGCCTGTTGATGAGAGATTGTCTTCTAAGATCTGCAGAACAAGAATAATGCATTTTGCTCCATAGTACCCTGGGTTGCTCAAGCAATGGCATGTGGTGCCCCATTAGGTGGATATGCTCATTGCATAGATAAACGGTTGGGTCATTGGATTCTTACCAATCTTTAAGTTTCTAGAAAAACATGGTCAATCTGTTCTGTGTTTATCTTGAATATTTTCATGTAAATGCACAGCTACTCCTAAACTGAACCTCATTTCCGTTTACACGTAGTTCCCATCTAGATTTCTCTTATGACATTTGAGCACCACATCCTTGCATCTCCATAGATATATTTGATTGCATAGGAACCTGAAAAAAATTGAGCGCTCCTGTACTGCACTGAAGGATATTTGCAGTGATGTGccagattttgcataaataaagcgTTTGTTCATATTTGTTTTTGTGTAACATGTGCAGGCATCCCTCTCATTCAATTTTTATAGCTACATTTGTCTTTATGTAATGTTTCCTGAGTGTTTGACTTTGCTTTTATTCTGCGCAGAAGGAAACAGGCACCAAGACAAAATCGACATTTTTTGAGCAAGGCCTAAACAAGCTCTCCGTTAACGAAAAGACAAGCGCCAAGGAGGCCCCCGTCTCCCTTAaactcccaccaccaccaccttcgccTGTCTCACCGACGGATTCTGGAGTCGCTGCCTCGCCTTTCAAAGCAGAATTTCCTTCCCAAGAGCAACCACCTGCTGAACCCGTCAGCAGAACCAGCGCTCTCCCCTCCAAAGGCGAACCTGCTCCAGAGCTACCGGCTGCTGCAGAGAAGATGAAGGAGCAAGAATCCGTGGATGAAGACTTCGGGGACTTCCAGGCTGCCGGGTGATATCATGTATCTTGTACATACATCATGTTACCGAgactttttttctttctttctttctattTTTGGTTTTCAATCAGCTGTGGCTTCTGCCGGCACTCTGTTCCTGTATAGAGAGCTTCCATCTCATAACCTACATACAAATACATGGACAAACGTTGTACCCTTTTCTTCGAGTTTCCATCTCATAAGTCAACCTACGAGGGAGGAGGAAGAATGAAAGCAAGAGGAGCTACCTCCTCCATCCTTTGGGGGTGTTTGGTCCCTGATTAAAGTTAAGTTCATATCACATCAAATATATATTTAACTTCACGTGTAGCTAGTTTTATAACTAGACTATATTTAATGTCATATCATATTTAATATATATAATTATCATTCAAATATTTGATATGATATAAACAAGGTGAACGCTATAGATTCAGTTATCGACACAACTATCAGAAACAAACGTCGGACCAAAAAAATAAGCAATAATTAGATCTCCGTGTATTGTTATGGTTTCTATATATATCATATAGGTAGATCTTTTTAATGAAATAATTGTTCAAACACGTTTTAAACCTTTACAATGagtaaatctctactacttattaagagtgTTTGTAAGCAAAGTATTTTTTAAGTTTTAAGGTAAAACCATGGTATTGTAGAATACCATAGTATTTTTGATAAAATGTGTTTGGCTACATGATACAAAACTCTGTTTTGAATACTATGGTTTTGTAGATACTACGGTATTTTTAGAGTATCTAAAATTCCACTTCAACCCAAAGTTTTTGTCTATGACTAGCCTTGCACATGTACACTCGTTACCATAATTTGAGATACTTTGTCTCTAAACACGTAGTGCTAAAAGTGATGTAAAAATACTATGATTGTGTCATGACAAATTAAAACCGTAGTATTCCAAACCATGGTTTTGAAACACTTTACTTCCAAACACAAAACTTTTCCAGTTTTTTTTTTGTCAACGGCACTGAGGAGGTACATGCTTTGTTTCATGTTCCCTGCTGTTAGTATGTACCATTTCCCCTTAATCCATTGTATTGTTGCTACGTGATGTGCCTATTGCCCTGGTTCTTAGCTTCCACTGATGTTGTATAGTGTTGCCTTCTACCTTCCTTATGTTCCAACTCGGCGATTACATGTTAACTGCTTGTTTGAACTAATGTAACAAACAGGTAAAAGCACATTGCTAAGAAAGCATCCATTCTTCTGAACGCTAGTGCTTAATCATTTATTGAAACTAATTTGGAGTTGAAAATATTCAATCAATTTTTATAAACTTGATCGAGGCTTGAGAAAAGTTTGGCTTAGGAATATTGAAACTAATTTGGAGTTGAAAATACTCAATCAATTTTTATAAACTTGATCAAGGCTAGAGAAGTTTGGCTTAGGACCAAACTAGAATGACTTACGTATTGAAACAGAGATAGTATTTTCAGTGAGCAACAAAATGGAACCAACTTCAAAGGTCTGTGTGGTGGAGCAACATGCCTTCCTTTTTCTTTATCTTTTATTACATATTGTAGTAGTTTATTTTCAGAAGTTTCTGGGGTTCCACACAACGAACCTATCTATGTCACATGTTAATTCCGTCCTGGAGTTTTATCTTTTTTTATCCTGTATGTATTGATACCTACCTAATAATCGAATTGATTTAACAATTGCTTGCAGGTTGTGAGGTCCTCGATTGGTTGAGCGATTACAAGAACTGTTGCTGCAATGATCGCCAATATGTTGCCACCACCGTGATCTCGGCGTTGGTGCTCCTTCTCAACCACCCACCGCTCCTCACCCCGTCCCCGTTGGCAACCAACCCGCTCGGGATGCGCCCGCCGCGGATCAGTCGCAGCAACTAGCCCGCCTCGCGAGAATGGATCACGCACCCTGCTTTCTTCCTCGCCCCGCGCGAGTGTAAATGGCACCACCCATTGCCGAgttaaaaataaatttaatatcaaagtGAACATATAATTATATATCAAATATTAAATCGATAAGAACAAATATAACACTTTATCTTAACCAAAAGGCTGAGAAAGATATGGGTTGAAAATGCGTTCGGCTCTCTTCTTTATAGCTTGCTCGATCGCTCGTCCTTATTTAGCTAGCAAGCCAGATGTTACTATGTGGGAACGGTGTGCTACGTGTAGCTTCATATTATTTTAGGCTTGGGTGGTTTCACATAGCCCATTTATAAGGCTCATTTGTCCACGACTCCGCGCGACGACTGCGTGACCTTAACAACCCTGCCGCCCCGCTCGACTGTGCAGATCCTCAACAACTCTGCCGCTCActtttcatttgccctatattGCTTTATTAGAGCGGAGCGTCGGCCATGGCATGGTGAGCAGCGACCTCGCCTTCCCCCTCCTCCAGACAGCCATAGCAGGATTGAGCATTGGAGACCAGAGTCCTCTACTGTGGCTCTGGGCATGACCACGTTGTGTACCAGGAACACGTCCTCTATTGTGGCTCCACCCTCCTCGTAGACGAAGAATGATATCTATGTTTCAAACTACTTTTTTACTCCCGTGGCAACGTACGGGCACAGACCTAGTGAAAGCTATAAACCGCTTGCGACGATCGTGGCGACGTCATGCTCGTGTTCTCACGACTTTAGGCCTCACAAGCGTAGCGTGTGGCGGCGCCACGATGGGTGCCTACACCGTCGTCCCCCTTCTCAATCAAACAACTACAATCTCGAATAGAACCTAACTAATTCTAAATTTACCAAATCGAAAACCCATGCATCCTAATCGATGACTTGATAGCTCTGCTGCACTGGCACCTAGTAGCACTATTTACACAAGTTATCATCATGATTGCAACGCTGATCGCCTGCGTGGGCGTATCATTGGTGTATGGGTATACATACTAAATGGGTCAGGTATGTTGGGCGGCTTGTGGGCCTGCATGGTTTATCCAGTTGTCCATTGGGCCGGTGTTGCCCTGGTCCGATTACCGTGCTATCTCCGGGCTTTAGGTGCAGCACGTCGGGTTAGGTCTAGTATACATTTTTTTTCTTCATAAAACTATCTATATTATGCTTGGTTTAAACCCCAATTTTTGCATAATTTTATGAGCTTTTGTTGGATGTCAGAAATGTTTAGGACTAGTTTGGTACGACTTGTGTGTTACAAGTATATAAAGGTGGCAGTGTGGCTGGATGTCAGAAATGTTTAGGGCTACTCTGGCAGTCGTGATTATTTTAGTAGAGATTTGGCTAGACTTGTGGTAGCAGTGTAACTGTATGTTAGAAATGTTTAGAGCTAGCTTAGCAGCCGTGATTATTTTAGTAGAGATTTGGCTAGACTTGTGCGTTACAAGTACTAGAAAAAAGGCGCCCTATCGGGCGCTCTACCATGCAAAT
This genomic window contains:
- the LOC100272882 gene encoding uncharacterized LOC100272882, whose amino-acid sequence is MATGGGNEQPPAEAEPLELVLFQVAECYVYLIPPRKTSASYRADEWNVNKWAWEGALKVVSKGEECIIKLEDKKTGELYARAFLREGEPHPVEPVIDSSRYFVLRVEENIDGRQRHAFIGLGFRERPEAYDFQAALHDHMKYLNKKKAAEEMIQHYEKQSSVDYSLKEGETLVLQLKNKETGTKTKSTFFEQGLNKLSVNEKTSAKEAPVSLKLPPPPPSPVSPTDSGVAASPFKAEFPSQEQPPAEPVSRTSALPSKGEPAPELPAAAEKMKEQESVDEDFGDFQAAG
- the LOC100272882 gene encoding uncharacterized isoform X1, translating into MATGGGNEQPPAEAEPLELVLFQVAECYVYLIPPRKTSASYRADEWNVNKWAWEGALKVVSKGEECIIKLEDKKTGELYARAFLREGEPHPVEPVIDSSRYFVLRVEENIDGRQRHAFIGLGFRERPEAYDFQAALHDHMKYLNKKKAAEEMIQHYEKQSSVDYSLKEGETLVLQLKNETGTKTKSTFFEQGLNKLSVNEKTSAKEAPVSLKLPPPPPSPVSPTDSGVAASPFKAEFPSQEQPPAEPVSRTSALPSKGEPAPELPAAAEKMKEQESVDEDFGDFQAAG